The Neodiprion virginianus isolate iyNeoVirg1 chromosome 5, iyNeoVirg1.1, whole genome shotgun sequence genome contains a region encoding:
- the LOC124306064 gene encoding pregnancy zone protein-like: MRAIYDMSSAAMTLLLFGIFLGCLESALAGTANPHRGYVFTAPKRLIAGEAEIGCLSIHHLDTPAHTLLELITPVEVTEEEVLATASLTIDNGVEACLEILVPQTKYSVARLRLKVRFDKHADYSINSEKNVYIEHDSHATFVETDKPVYKPGQDVNIRLLMLKHDLKPWKKTIPKVWIESPAEIRVAQWLNVSTEVGLAQLAFPLSPEASPGIWKIKVEKKKAHPQLLHTTTFEVKKYVLPRFQVSISPPGYILANAENVTWTVCAKYSYGKPVKGTLHLKSIPQTPIWRRKQNVPEINYLTELDSEDGCVEFTVTGSELGLADWKVSPNNIILTANFTEAGTGVVETANSRTSVIHQSLKLEFLPHAPQYFKLGLPYHGKLRVLKQDNTPAPNEKIQLCLKVRGKDEWVTVVVECRNFTSTTDGFIDFIVPPQHKNIESFSFVAAGVDYPTKYYSPDKRWRVFMDQPSAYMDTSPWYSPSQSYLSIAPGYQPIVCGEKYSFNVMYTMPVNQKLNESISFHYSVNSKGDLLVFGHVKHTPHKDSILNYSEFRNLLGAIETPANKTDQSHVVYRFPLTVKVTPSMAPVSELLLYYVRTDGETVAATYTITVGNCFGNKVQTAWHEETQSPGGKTQFHIEAAPFSLCGVSALDKSTLFLSGGKTNMVNKEDAFGQLKRFHISPTAEPIQSGLDHCLKAKEESQEDEIDHLPRPAEEEPPFYDLRRRKRSMWYGRPHYIDAMQAFDDFGVIVMSDLTLETRPCPQFSHLLYAPRRIKFRLQHARSGLEGGPMFMRNSAMPLAYPLLTVGALPNLDYLDQIDNADAGTTIRSYFPETWLWELVQTGKEGTATIERQLPHTITDWIGHTTCISPRHGLGIAPPTAITAFQSFFLDYTLPYSVKRGEILHMKVSLFNYMQHSLPVRIKLEDANGLDLHLSHATVSFCVDSRSSVVHEYMLRPRVLGEINITVSASVDAEYPDACGPDTIVHTKDVITKPILVLPEGFPVEVTKSAFICPKEFVDDSFVTWNLDLPEDLVVGSARAYVSLIGDLLGPALENLDNLVHLPMGCGEQNMVLFVPNIHVINYLSATQMENSVLKARAIKNMEKGYQRELNYRHPDGSYSAFGADTPSTEGSMWLTAFVVKSFAQAQNLIHIDERDLKFSVKWITKRQLENGCFPLLGQVFHKDMKGGLQDDDVSSSALTAYVLISLLESGVPLQPALTNNALYCLEKDTINTSGNPYTLALTTYALTLLEHPRANNSLQALIGLATQHNDLLWWENKLKPSVGLSVEMTAYAILSLVKIGGEANMVTALKAVRWISKQRNAGGGFISTQDTVLGLEALTKYASAMSSSNTDLSVLITANEIDHAFKMQNENRLLFRQVQLPVLPTAVDVFAEGEGCVLVQSNLKYNVPQATGSEAFDLSVNAQSVASVNECAMQEITICARYKMADEESNMALLEIGMISGYVPDKSTLHSLVEDPSNFVKRFEEDRDVVSIYLDKLTAQRTCISFIVLRENIVDRPEPANIKLYDYYQQELTISTSYNFAMTCSSAGTNEGSEIPNPIPIVPKVENVKEPSKLLAAASVSNITGTIDVELQPYKTSPAVPKTIVTASPPVFTDETEIKTVHKAAIDDLRGKLTEMNVARYNDAKPKINEAIPRIGNEPKLEYVCLLENSDVKLNGEGLKETSSNAAENNHLREFETIGKKNTDEDFHSKRIDVMQDMGSGEIPNEREVGLNPSFVEVDHDLEVSEGIEGPELVFVKPDKVVTYENDGVSINQNGNIHSPEQIETVYEKVSHNNDTNVTEVTSEKIQDQMIVEPEQFMIDQELAQSTTTSANVTCPICLESIPKNVDSIYCTAKSVIKVAIRRWHKARLLLDLHPGRPTSRLRSTVDLKIDPECSCEVINTSGGFALLVDQKNADLASLVDHAEQHLGNNVIIYKLPNTQGLPPEIKQARAQC; encoded by the exons ATGCGTGCAATTTACGACATGTCGTCTGCTGCGATGACCTTGCTTCTTTTCGGGATCTTCCTTGGATGCTTGGAATCCGCATTGGCCGGGACTGCTAATCCTCACAG GGGTTACGTCTTTACCGCCCCGAAAAGACTCATTGCTGGAGAAGCAGAGATTGGATGTCTCTCAATCCATCACCTGGATACACCGGCTCACACTCTCTTGGAGCTAATCACACCGGTTGAGGTGACCGAAGAAGAAGTTCTGGCCACCGCAAGCCTTACGATTGACAATG GCGTTGAAGCATGTCTGGAAATTTTAGTACCACAGACGAAATACTCGGTGGCAAGACTGCGCTTGAAAGTCAGATTTGACAAGCATGCAGACTACTCGATTAATTcagagaaaaatgtttacatCGAACATGATTCGCATGCGACATTCGTCGAGACAGATAAGCCAGTTTACAAACCTGGACAAGACGTGAATATTAGACTCCTGATGTTAAAGCATGATTTGAAACCATGGAAAAAAACA ATCCCTAAAGTATGGATTGAAAGTCCTGCCGAAATCCGGGTCGCTCAATGGTTGAATGTTTCCACGGAAGTCGGATTGGCTCAGCTCGCATTTCCTTTATCTCCTGAAGCGAGCCCA GGTATATGGAAAATCAAAgtcgagaaaaagaaagccCACCCACAGCTTCTTCACACGACGACTTTCGAGGTGAAGAAATACGTTCTGCCAAGATTCCAAGTATCCATCAGCCCTCCTGGCTATATTTTAGCCAACGCTGAAAATGTCACTTGGACTGTCTGTGCTAA ATACAGCTACGGCAAGCCGGTCAAAGGGACATTACACTTGAAATCGATACCACAGACACCGATCTGGAGAAGAAAGCAAAATGTACCAGAAATAAATTACCTGACAGAG TTGGACTCAGAGGATGGGTGCGTTGAATTTACAGTGACTGGTTCAGAGCTTGGTTTGGCCGACTGGAAGGTATCtccaaataatataatactgACGGCTAACTTCACCGAGGCAGGAACCGGAGTTGTCGAAACTGCAAATAGCCGAACAAGCGTTATTCATCAATCACTGAAACTCGAATTCTTGCCCCATGCACCCCAATATTTCAAACTGGGATTACCGTATCACGGAAAG CTACGTGTTCTGAAGCAAGATAACACACCGGCGCCAAATGAAAAGATCCAACTTTGCCTCAAGGTGAGAGGAAAAGATGAATGGGTCACGGTTGTAGTAGAATGTCGCAATTTCACATCGACGACGGATGGGTTTATTGACTTTATAGTGCCTCCACAGCATAAAAATATTGAGTCCTTCAGTTTTGTTGCAGCTGGAGTGGATTACCCCACAAAATACTACTCCCCGGATAAGAGATGGCGA GTTTTTATGGATCAACCATCGGCATACATGGATACAAGTCCATGGTACTCACCGTCCCAAAGTTACTTATCAATCGCACCTGGATACCAACCGATTGTTTGCGGTGAAAAGTACTCGTTCAACGTAATGTACACAATGCCGGTAAATCAGAAGTTGAATGAATCAATTTCGTTTCACTACTCGGTAAACTCGAAGGGAGATCTCCTGGTATTTGGTCATGTTAAACATACGCCTCACAAGGATTCCATACTAAATTATTCGGAATTCCGCAATCTGTTGGGTGCCATTGAAACGCCAGCAAATAAAACTGATCAATCGCACGTTGTATATAG ATTTCCATTGACTGTGAAAGTAACACCAAGTATGGCTCCGGTGTCAGAACTTCTTTTGTACTACGTTCGTACTGACGGAGAAACGGTCGCGGCAACTTACACAATTACCGTTGGAAACTGTTTTGGAAATAAAGTGCAGACTGCGTGGCACGAGGAAACTCAAAGTCCAGGTGGAAAGACTCAATTTCACATAGAAGCCGCGCCTTTTTCACTATGCGGAGTGTCCGCGCTTGATAAATCGACCCTGTTTTTGAGCGGTGGAAAGACGAATATGGTCAATAAAGAAGATGCTTTCGGTCAGTTGAAAAGATTCCACATTAGTCCTACCGCTGAACCGATTCAAAGTGGCTTAGATCATTGCCTGA AAGCAAAAGAAGAATCGCAAGAAGATGAAATAGACCATTTACCAAGACCAGCTGAAGAAGAACCACCCTTCTATGATTTGCGCAGAAGAAAACGATCCATGTGGTACGGACGACCTCACTATATCGATGCTATGCAGGCATTTGAT gATTTTGGAGTGATAGTAATGAGCGATTTGACGTTGGAAACCCGTCCGTGCCCTCAGTTTTCCCATTTATTATATGCTCCCAGACGCATTAAGTTCAGATTACAGCATGCTAGGTCTG gTTTAGAAGGTGGGCCAATGTTCATGAGAAATAGTGCAATGCCTTTGGCTTATCCGCTGCTCACGGTTGGTGCCCTTCCCAATCTCGATTACTTGGATCAAATAGATAATGCTGATGCTGGTACAACTATCAGATCGTACTTCCCTGAGACTTGGCTGTGGGAATTAGTTCAAACAGG AAAGGAGGGTACAGCAACAATTGAGCGTCAATTGCCACACACGATTACGGACTGGATCGGTCATACAACTTGCATTTCGCCAAGGCATGGATTGGGTATCGCTCCACCAACAGCGATTACCGCTTTTCAGTCATTTTTCTTAGACTACACTCTACCATACAGTGTTAAACGAGGAGAAATCCTTCACATGAAAGTGTCTCTCTTCAACTACATGCAGCACAGTCTACCT GTAAGAATCAAACTGGAAGATGCTAATGGTCTTGACTTGCATTTGTCACACGCTACAGTTTCATTCTGTGTTGACTCAAGATCCAGCGTTGTGCATGAATATATGTTACGACCTCGTGTTCTCGGAGAGATCAACATCACGGTTTCTGCTTCCGTAGATGCCGAGTACCCAGATGCCTGTGGACCAGACACCATAGTGCACACAAA GGATGTTATAACAAAGCCAATCCTCGTACTGCCAGAAGGGTTTCCAGTCGAAGTTACCAAATCGGCATTTATCTGTCCAAAAGAATTTGTTGATGATTCATTTGTAACATGGAATTTGGATTTGCCGGAAGATTTGGTTGTGGGAAGTGCGAGAGCATATGTTTCACTAATTGGGGACCTTTTGGGTCCGGCTCTAGAAAATTTGGACAACTTGGTCCACCTGCCCATGGGATGTGGGGAGCAAAACATGGTCTTGTTCGTCCCTAACATACACGTTATCAATTACTTGAGTGCAACGCAGATGGAGAATTCAGTACTCAAGGCTAGGGCGATCAAGAATATGGAAAAAG GATACCAACGAGAATTAAATTACCGTCATCCCGATGGTTCCTATTCGGCGTTTGGTGCTGATACCCCGTCTACCGAAGGCTCAATGTGGTTGACTGCATTCGTTGTGAAATCCTTTGCTCAGGCGCAAAATTTGATTCACATCGATGAACGAGATTTGAAATTCTCTGTCAAGTGGATCACCAAACGCCAGTTGGAAAATGGGTGCTTCCCGCTACTTGGACAAGTATTCCACAAGGACATGAAG GGAGGACTGCAAGATGACGACGTCTCTTCGTCGGCTCTAACAGCGTACGTGTTGATTTCTCTCCTGGAATCTGGAGTCCCATTGCAACCAGCTTTGACTAACAACGCCTTGTATTGTTTGGAAAAAGACACCATTAATACCAGTGGAAACCCATATACTTTGGCCCTGACAACTTATGCACTAACATTACTGGAACATCCAAGAGCCAACAATAGTTTGCAGGCCTTAATCGGCCTAGCGACGCAGCATAAT GATTTATTGTGGTGGGAAAATAAGCTGAAACCATCGGTAGGCTTGAGCGTTGAAATGACAGCATACGCAATTTTGTCACTTGTGAAAATCGGCGGGGAAGCCAATATGGTGACCGCACTCAAAGCCGTTCGATGGATATCTAAGCAAAGAAATGCCGGAGGTGGTTTTATATCGACCCAAGACACTGTGCTTGGACTTGAAGCATTGACCAAGTACGCATCCGCCATGAGCTCGAGCAATACCGATCTTTCAGTACTGATCACTGCCAACGAAATAGATCATGCCTTCAAAATGCAAAATGAGAATAGACTCTTGTTTAGGCAAGTTCAACTACCTGTACTACCAACGGCTGTGGATGTTTTTGCAGAAGGAGAAGGATGTGTTTTAGTACAG aGTAATTTGAAGTACAACGTACCACAGGCCACTGGCTCTGAAGCATTTGATCTCTCAGTAAATGCACAGTCCGTAGCATCGGTCAACGAATGTGCGATGCAAGAAATAACGATTTGTGCACGTTATAAAATGGCAGATGAAGAAAGCAATATGGCATTGCTGGAGATTGGAATGATCAGTGGATATGTTCCAGACAAATCGACGTTGCATTCGCTAGTTGAAGATCCCAGTAACT TTGTTAAGAGATTTGAAGAAGATCGAGACGTCGTTAGTATATATCTGGATAAACTGACAGCTCAGAGAACTTGTATTTCGTTTATTGTACTGAGAGAAAACATAGTAGACCGGCCCGAACCAGCTAACATAAAACTGTACGACTACTATCAACAGGAGCTCACCATATCGACT AGCTATAACTTTGCAATGACTTGTAGTAGTGCTGGTACGAACGAAGGTTCGGAAATTCCAAATCCAATTCCAATCGTACCAAAAGTAGAAAATGTGAAAGAGCCTAGCAAGCTGTTAGCTGCTGCTTCTGTCAGTAATATAACGGGTACTATCGACGTAGAACTTCAACCATATAAAACTTCTCCTGCAGTTCCTAAAACTATAGTTACAGCGTCACCACCAGTATTTACTGATGAGACAGAAATAAAAACTGTACATAAAGCTGCGATTGATGATTTGCGTGGAAAACTGACCGAAATGAATGTGGCAAGGTACAATGATGCTAAACCTAAAATTAACGAGGCCATTCCGAGAATAGGGAACGAACCAAAACTGGAATACGTCTGTTTGCTGGAAAATTCAGACGTAAAGTTGAATGGCGAGGGTTTGAAGGAAACGAGTTCCAATGCAGCTGAAAATAATCATCTGCGAGAGTTTGAGACAATAGGTAAAAAAAACACTGATGAAGATTTCCATAGTAAACGTATCGATG TAATGCAAGATATGGGAAGCGGAGAAATTCCAAACGAACGAGAAGTCGGTTTGAATCCATCATTTGTAGAGGTAGATCACGATTTGGAGGTGTCTGAGGGAATAGAAGGACCGGAACTAGTATTCGTAAAGCCTGACAAAGTAGTTACATACGAAAATGATGGTGTATCGATAAACCAGAATGGTAATATTCACAGTCCGGAGCAAATTGAAACAGTCTATGAAAAAGTGTCTCATAATAATGACACCAATGTAACAGAAGTGACGAGTGAGAAAATTCAGGATCAAATGATTGTTGAACCAGAACAATTTATGATTGACCAAGAGTTGGCACAGTCTACAA CTACATCTGCGAACGTGACATGTCCGATCTGTTTGGAAAGCATACCAAAGAATGTTGATAGCATATACTGTACCGCAAAAAGTGTCATTAAAGTAGCCATCAGAAGGTGGCACAAAGCAAGATTATTGTTGGATCTTCACCCAGGCAGGCCAACAAGTCGACTGCGTTCAACGGTTGACCTAAAAATTGACCCAGAATGCTCCTGCGAAGTGATAAATACAT CTGGAGGATTCGCGCTGTTGGTGGATCAGAAGAATGCTGACCTTGCCTCGTTAGTCGACCATGCAGAGCAACATTTGGGAAACAACGTTATCATTTACAAGCTTCCAAACACACAGGGTCTGCCGCCAGAAATTAAGCAAGCTCGTGCACAGTGCTAG